Proteins encoded by one window of Arabidopsis thaliana chromosome 2, partial sequence:
- a CDS encoding Rhodanese/Cell cycle control phosphatase superfamily protein, whose translation MDSLHVLRSFLLLFIVFNHLPRTTTSMSEPKVITIDVNQAQKLLDSGYTFLDVRLILKPFRFSHAFIVVRYYCLVISEILRAVKHRTVEEFKKGHVDSENVFNVPYWLYTPQGQEINPNFLKHVSSLCNQTDHLILGCKSGVRSLHATKFLVSSGFKTVRNMDGGYIAWVNKRFPVKVEHKELKYDEL comes from the exons ATGGATTCTTTACACGTTCTTAgatcctttcttcttcttttcattgtttttaatcATCTTCCTCGCACAACTACATCAATGTCAGAACCAAAAGTCATTACCATCGATGTAAACCAAGCTCAGAAACTTCTTGATTCTGGCTACACGTTTCTTGATGTCAGGTTAATCTTAAAACCTTTCAGATTCAGTCATGCCTTTATTGTTGTTCGATATTACTGTCTGGTGATTTCTGAAATTTTAAGAGCTGTTAAACACAGAACTGTTGAAGAGTTCAAGAAAGGCCATGTTGATTCAGAAAATGTCTTCAATGTTCCTTACTGGTTATATACTCCACAAGGTCAAGAGATTAACCCTAATTTCTTGAAACATGTTTCATCTCTCTGTAACCAAACCGATCATCTCATCCTG GGATGTAAATCTGGAGTTAGATCATTACATGCTAccaaatttcttgtttcttcc GGCTTCAAGACTGTAAGAAACATGGACGGTGGTTACATTGCTTGGGTCAACAAGAGATTCCCAGTTAAAGTGGAACACAAGGAACTCAAGTATGATGAGCTTTGA
- a CDS encoding Rhodanese/Cell cycle control phosphatase superfamily protein (Rhodanese/Cell cycle control phosphatase superfamily protein; FUNCTIONS IN: molecular_function unknown; INVOLVED IN: aging; LOCATED IN: endomembrane system; EXPRESSED IN: 9 plant structures; EXPRESSED DURING: 9 growth stages; CONTAINS InterPro DOMAIN/s: Rhodanese-like (InterPro:IPR001763); BEST Arabidopsis thaliana protein match is: sulfurtransferase 18 (TAIR:AT5G66170.3); Has 3123 Blast hits to 3115 proteins in 787 species: Archae - 35; Bacteria - 2069; Metazoa - 25; Fungi - 7; Plants - 198; Viruses - 0; Other Eukaryotes - 789 (source: NCBI BLink).), with translation MDSLHVLRSFLLLFIVFNHLPRTTTSMSEPKVITIDVNQAQKLLDSGYTFLDVRTVEEFKKGHVDSENVFNVPYWLYTPQGQEINPNFLKHVSSLCNQTDHLILGCKSGVRSLHATKFLVSSGFKTVRNMDGGYIAWVNKRFPVKVEHKELKYDEL, from the exons ATGGATTCTTTACACGTTCTTAgatcctttcttcttcttttcattgtttttaatcATCTTCCTCGCACAACTACATCAATGTCAGAACCAAAAGTCATTACCATCGATGTAAACCAAGCTCAGAAACTTCTTGATTCTGGCTACACGTTTCTTGATGTCAG AACTGTTGAAGAGTTCAAGAAAGGCCATGTTGATTCAGAAAATGTCTTCAATGTTCCTTACTGGTTATATACTCCACAAGGTCAAGAGATTAACCCTAATTTCTTGAAACATGTTTCATCTCTCTGTAACCAAACCGATCATCTCATCCTG GGATGTAAATCTGGAGTTAGATCATTACATGCTAccaaatttcttgtttcttcc GGCTTCAAGACTGTAAGAAACATGGACGGTGGTTACATTGCTTGGGTCAACAAGAGATTCCCAGTTAAAGTGGAACACAAGGAACTCAAGTATGATGAGCTTTGA
- a CDS encoding Rhodanese/Cell cycle control phosphatase superfamily protein, protein MDSLHVLRSFLLLFIVFNHLPRTTTSMSEPKVITIDVNQAQKLLDSGYTFLDVRTVEEFKKGHVDSENVFNVPYWLYTPQGQEINPNFLKHVSSLCNQTDHLILGCKSGVRSLHATKFLVSSVSTKRFKI, encoded by the exons ATGGATTCTTTACACGTTCTTAgatcctttcttcttcttttcattgtttttaatcATCTTCCTCGCACAACTACATCAATGTCAGAACCAAAAGTCATTACCATCGATGTAAACCAAGCTCAGAAACTTCTTGATTCTGGCTACACGTTTCTTGATGTCAG AACTGTTGAAGAGTTCAAGAAAGGCCATGTTGATTCAGAAAATGTCTTCAATGTTCCTTACTGGTTATATACTCCACAAGGTCAAGAGATTAACCCTAATTTCTTGAAACATGTTTCATCTCTCTGTAACCAAACCGATCATCTCATCCTG GGATGTAAATCTGGAGTTAGATCATTACATGCTAccaaatttcttgtttcttccgTAAGTACcaaaagattcaagatttgA
- a CDS encoding Pathogenesis-related thaumatin superfamily protein (Pathogenesis-related thaumatin superfamily protein; FUNCTIONS IN: molecular_function unknown; INVOLVED IN: response to other organism; LOCATED IN: endomembrane system; CONTAINS InterPro DOMAIN/s: Thaumatin, pathogenesis-related (InterPro:IPR001938); BEST Arabidopsis thaliana protein match is: Pathogenesis-related thaumatin superfamily protein (TAIR:AT4G36010.2); Has 1602 Blast hits to 1583 proteins in 180 species: Archae - 0; Bacteria - 43; Metazoa - 56; Fungi - 78; Plants - 1409; Viruses - 4; Other Eukaryotes - 12 (source: NCBI BLink).) → MDLAKVSCFLLAIMFFINGGSSTTFTIVNQCNYTVWPGLLSGAGTAPLPTTGFSLNSFESRLISIPAAWSGRIWGRTLCNQNEITGIFTCVTGDCGSSQIECSGAGAIPPATLAEFTLNGAENLDFYDVSLVDGYNIPMTIVPYGGAIGVGKCNATGCAADLNGLCPEQLKVTVEAAGTGAVACKSACEAFGTPEFCCNGAFGTPDTCQPSEYSVFFKKTCPTAYSYAYDDGTSTFTCSGADYVITFCPSPSRL, encoded by the exons ATGGATTTGGCTAAAGTCTCTTGCTTTCTCTTAGCGATTATGTTTTTCATCAATGGTGGTTCCTCCACCACGTTCACCATCGTTAACCAGTGTAACTACACCGTCTGGCCGGGACTTCTCTCCGGCGCCGGCACCGCTCCATTACCCACCACTGGTTTCTCCCTCAACTCCTTTGAGTCACGACTCATCTCCATACCCGCCGCTTGGTCCGGCCGCATATGGGGACGCACGCTCTGCAACCAAAACGAAATCACCGGAATATTCACTTGCGTCACCGGCGACTGCGGCTCATCCCAAATCGAATGCTCTGGCGCAGGAGCAATCCCTCCAGCTACACTAGCCGAATTCACACTCAACGGCGCCGAAAATCTAGATTTCTACGACGTTAGCCTCGTCGATGGTTACAACATCCCAATGACGATCGTTCCTTACGGCGGAGCTATCGGAGTCGGTAAGTGTAACGCAACGGGTTGCGCGGCGGATCTCAACGGCTTATGTCCGGAGCAGCTGAAAGTAACGGTTGAAGCGGCTGGAACGGGTGCTGTGGCGTGCAAGAGCGCTTGTGAGGCGTTTGGAACGCCGGAGTTTTGTTGTAACGGCGCGTTTGGAACGCCGGACACGTGTCAGCCGAGTGagtactctgttttctttaagaaaacttGTCCGACGGCTTATAGTTACGCTTATGACGACGGCACAAGCACTTTTACTTGCTCCGGTGCTGATTACGTCATCACTTTCTGTCCTTCTCCTTCAAG ACTTTGA
- the CSP3 gene encoding cold shock domain protein 3 (cold shock domain protein 3 (CSP3); FUNCTIONS IN: DNA binding, zinc ion binding, nucleic acid binding; INVOLVED IN: response to cold, DNA duplex unwinding; LOCATED IN: nucleus, cytoplasm; EXPRESSED IN: 26 plant structures; EXPRESSED DURING: 14 growth stages; CONTAINS InterPro DOMAIN/s: Nucleic acid-binding, OB-fold (InterPro:IPR012340), Cold-shock conserved site (InterPro:IPR019844), Zinc finger, CCHC retroviral-type (InterPro:IPR013084), Cold shock protein (InterPro:IPR011129), Nucleic acid-binding, OB-fold-like (InterPro:IPR016027), Zinc finger, CCHC-type (InterPro:IPR001878), Cold-shock protein, DNA-binding (InterPro:IPR002059); BEST Arabidopsis thaliana protein match is: cold shock domain protein 1 (TAIR:AT4G36020.1); Has 72472 Blast hits to 41123 proteins in 2889 species: Archae - 51; Bacteria - 27281; Metazoa - 11105; Fungi - 2852; Plants - 6181; Viruses - 14957; Other Eukaryotes - 10045 (source: NCBI BLink).) — protein MAMEDQSAARSIGKVSWFSDGKGYGFITPDDGGEELFVHQSSIVSDGFRSLTLGESVEYEIALGSDGKTKAIEVTAPGGGSLNKKENSSRGSGGNCFNCGEVGHMAKDCDGGSGGKSFGGGGGRRSGGEGECYMCGDVGHFARDCRQSGGGNSGGGGGGGRPCYSCGEVGHLAKDCRGGSGGNRYGGGGGRGSGGDGCYMCGGVGHFARDCRQNGGGNVGGGGSTCYTCGGVGHIAKVCTSKIPSGGGGGGRACYECGGTGHLARDCDRRGSGSSGGGGGSNKCFICGKEGHFARECTSVA, from the coding sequence ATGGCGATGGAAGATCAATCGGCGGCGAGATCTATCGGAAAAGTTAGTTGGTTTAGCGATGGAAAAGGCTACGGTTTCATTACTCCCGATGATGGCGGCGAAGAGCTTTTTGTTCATCAATCCTCAATTGTCTCCGATGGATTCCGTAGCTTGACTCTTGGTGAATCGGTTGAATACGAAATCGCGCTTGGAAGCGACGGAAAGACTAAGGCCATTGAAGTTACTGCTCCCGGCGGCGGTTCACTTAATAAGAAGGAAAACAGCTCCCGTGGATCCGGAGGTAATTGTTTTAATTGCGGTGAGGTTGGTCATATGGCTAAGGATTGTGACGGTGGAAGTGGTGGGAAAAGCtttggaggtggtggtggtcgtAGATCTGGCGGCGAAGGTGAATGTTACATGTGTGGTGATGTGGGACACTTCGCTAGGGATTGTAGGCAAAGCGGTGGTGGAAAcagcggcggaggaggaggaggtggtcGTCCGTGTTACAGTTGCGGTGAGGTTGGTCATTTGGCAAAGGATTGTCGTGGTGGTTCTGGTGGAAACAGATacggaggaggtggtggtcgTGGATCTGGCGGTGATGGATGCTACATGTGTGGTGGTGTGGGACATTTCGCTAGGGATTGTAGGCAAAACGGCGGTGGAAACGTTGGAGGTGGTGGAAGCACTTGTTATACCTGTGGCGGAGTTGGCCACATTGCGAAAGTTTGCACCAGCAAGATACCttctggtggtggtggtggtggtcgtGCTTGTTACGAATGTGGAGGAACTGGCCATTTGGCTCGTGACTGTGATCGGAGAGGAAGTGGAAGCAGCGGAGGTGGCGGTGGCAGTAACAAGTGCTTCATCTGCGGCAAGGAAGGTCACTTTGCGAGGGAATGTACTTCGGTTGCTTAA
- a CDS encoding Chaperone DnaJ-domain superfamily protein (Chaperone DnaJ-domain superfamily protein; FUNCTIONS IN: heat shock protein binding; INVOLVED IN: protein folding; LOCATED IN: chloroplast; EXPRESSED IN: 18 plant structures; EXPRESSED DURING: 11 growth stages; CONTAINS InterPro DOMAIN/s: Molecular chaperone, heat shock protein, Hsp40, DnaJ (InterPro:IPR015609), Heat shock protein DnaJ, N-terminal (InterPro:IPR001623); BEST Arabidopsis thaliana protein match is: Chaperone DnaJ-domain superfamily protein (TAIR:AT4G36040.1); Has 19677 Blast hits to 19677 proteins in 3133 species: Archae - 135; Bacteria - 8632; Metazoa - 3284; Fungi - 1660; Plants - 1836; Viruses - 5; Other Eukaryotes - 4125 (source: NCBI BLink).) produces MLSSSPTFFATPFLSSSSSSSPSFSSTSPPSRISRISPSLSTTTASYTCAEDLPRLRQIPQRFSATASLYEILEIPVGSTSQEIKSAYRRLARICHPDVARNSRDNSSADDFMKIHAAYCTLSDPEKRAVYDRRTLLRSRPLTAGYGSYGGRNWETDQCW; encoded by the coding sequence atgctttcttcttccccaaccTTCTTCGCTActccatttctctcttcttcttcttcttcttctccgtcgtTCTCTTCTACTTCACCACCGTCACGCATTTCCCGGATCTCGCCGTCGCTTTCTACAACCACCGCGTCCTACACCTGCGCCGAAGATCTACCGAGATTACGCCAAATCCCGCAGCGATTTTCAGCAACCGCGTCTCTCTACGAGATCCTTGAAATTCCCGTCGGCTCGACGAGTCAAGAGATCAAATCAGCTTACCGGCGACTAGCCAGGATCTGTCATCCCGATGTAGCGAGAAATAGTCGGGATAACTCGTCGGCGGACGATTTCATGAAGATCCACGCAGCGTATTGCACGCTTTCGGATCCCGAGAAACGCGCCGTTTATGATCGGAGGACTCTTCTTCGGAGCCGGCCGTTAACGGCTGGATACGGCAGTTACGGTGGACGGAATTGGGAAACCGATCAGTGCTGGTAG
- the CPK16 gene encoding calcium-dependent protein kinase 16 (calcium-dependent protein kinase 16 (CPK16); FUNCTIONS IN: protein serine/threonine kinase activity, calmodulin-dependent protein kinase activity, protein kinase activity, calcium ion binding, ATP binding; INVOLVED IN: protein amino acid phosphorylation, N-terminal protein myristoylation; LOCATED IN: chloroplast; EXPRESSED IN: 12 plant structures; EXPRESSED DURING: L mature pollen stage, M germinated pollen stage, 4 anthesis, C globular stage, petal differentiation and expansion stage; CONTAINS InterPro DOMAIN/s: Protein kinase, ATP binding site (InterPro:IPR017441), EF-Hand 1, calcium-binding site (InterPro:IPR018247), Serine/threonine-protein kinase domain (InterPro:IPR002290), EF-hand-like domain (InterPro:IPR011992), Calcium-binding EF-hand (InterPro:IPR002048), Serine/threonine-protein kinase-like domain (InterPro:IPR017442), Protein kinase-like domain (InterPro:IPR011009), Serine/threonine-protein kinase, active site (InterPro:IPR008271), Protein kinase, catalytic domain (InterPro:IPR000719), EF-HAND 2 (InterPro:IPR018249), Calcium-dependent protein kinase (InterPro:IPR020642), Calcium/calmodulin-dependent protein kinase-like (InterPro:IPR020636); BEST Arabidopsis thaliana protein match is: calcium-dependent protein kinase 18 (TAIR:AT4G36070.1); Has 126765 Blast hits to 124478 proteins in 3942 species: Archae - 195; Bacteria - 14619; Metazoa - 47448; Fungi - 14527; Plants - 27603; Viruses - 509; Other Eukaryotes - 21864 (source: NCBI BLink).) — MGLCFSSAAKSSGHNRSSRNPHPHPPLTVVKSRPPRSPCSFMAVTIQKDHRTQPRRNATAKKTPTRHTPPHGKVREKVISNNGRRHGETIPYGKRVDFGYAKDFDHRYTIGKLLGHGQFGYTYVATDKKTGDRVAVKKIDKAKMTIPIAVEDVKREVKILQALTGHENVVRFYNAFEDKNSVYIVMELCEGGELLDRILARKDSRYSERDAAVVVRQMLKVAAECHLRGLVHRDMKPENFLFKSTEEDSPLKATDFGLSDFIKPGKKFHDIVGSAYYVAPEVLKRRSGPESDVWSIGVISYILLCGRRPFWDKTEDGIFKEVLKNKPDFRRKPWPTISNSAKDFVKKLLVKDPRARLTAAQALSHPWVREGGDASEIPIDISVLNNMRQFVKFSRLKQFALRALATTLDEEELADLRDQFDAIDVDKNGVISLEEMRQALAKDHPWKLKDARVAEILQAIDSNTDGFVDFGEFVAAALHVNQLEEHDSEKWQQRSRAAFEKFDIDGDGFITAEELRMHTGLKGSIEPLLEEADIDNDGKISLQEFRRLLRTASIKSRNVRSPPGYLISRKV; from the exons ATGGGTCTCTGTTTCTCCTCCGCCGCCAAATCCTCCGGCCACAACCGCAGTAGCCGGAATCCCCACCCACATCCTCCTCTCACGGTTGTTAAATCCAGACCACCGCGATCTCCATGTTCCTTCATGGCCGTTACGATCCAAAAGGATCATAGAACGCAACCGCGACGCAATGCAACGGCTAAGAAAACGCCGACGCGGCATACGCCACCGCACGggaaagtgagagagaaagtTATAAGCAATAACGGTAGGAGACATGGAGAAACGATCCCCTACGGTAAGCGTGTAGATTTTGGGTACGCTAAAGATTTTGATCACCGTTACACCATTGGAAAATTGCTTGGACATGGTCAATTTGGTTATACATATGTCGCTACCGATAAAAAAACCGGTGATCGTGTCGCCGTCAAGAAGATCGATAAGGCCAAG ATGACAATTCCGATAGCTGTGGAAGATGTAAAGAGAGAGGTGAAGATATTACAAGCTTTAACTGGTCATGAAAATGTGGTTCGGTTTTATAATGCCTTCGAGGACAAGAACTCTGTTTATATAGTTATGGA GTTATGCGAGGGTGGTGAATTACTTGATCGTATTTTAGCCAG GAAGGATAGCCGTTATAGCGAGAGAGACGCGGCCGTGGTGGTGAGACAAATGCTGAAAGTTGCGGCTGAGTGTCATTTACGCGGTTTGGTTCACCGAGATATGAAACCAGAG AATTTTCTGTTCAAATCAACCGAAGAAGATTCGCCTCTAAAAGCTACTGATTTCGGTTTATCTGACTTCATAAAGCCAG GCAAAAAGTTTCATGATATTGTTGGGAGTGCATACTATGTAGCACCTGAAGTGTTAAAACGTAGGTCGGGACCTGAATCAGATGTGTGGAGTATTGGTGTAATCAGTTACATTCTTCTCTGCGGGAGACGACCATTCTGGGATAAGACTGAAGACGGTATCTTCAAGGAG GTTTTGAAGAACAAACCTGATTTCAGAAGAAAACCGTGGCCAACCATTAGCAACAGCGCCAAAGATTTTGTCAAGAAGTTGTTAGTAAAAGACCCGAGAGCGCGATTAACAGCTGCACAAGCACTAT CACATCCATGGGTTAGAGAAGGAGGAGATGCATCTGAGATTCCCATAGACATATCTGTTCTGAACAACATGCGTCAGTTTGTGAAATTTAGCCGCCTTAAGCAATTCGCTTTAAGG GCTCTTGCAACGACACTTGATGAGGAAGAGTTGGCTGATCTTCGAGACCAGTTTGATGCGATTGATGTTGACAAGAATGGTGTCATTAGCCTTGAAGAGATGAGGCAG gctCTAGCGAAAGATCATCCTTGGAAGCTTAAGGATGCAAGAGTTGCCGAGATTCTTCAAGCG ATTGATAGCAACACAGATGGATTCGTGGACTTTGGCGAGTTTGTCGCCGCTGCGCTACACGTAAACCAATTAGAGGAACACGATTCCGAGAAGTGGCAACAGAGATCAAGAGCAGCATTTGAAAAATTCGACATAGATGGAGATGGATTTATAACAGCAGAGGAACTTCGAATG caTACTGGCTTGAAAGGGTCCATTGAGCCACTTCTTGAAGAAGCAGACATTGACAATGATGGTAAAATCAGTCTCCAAGAGTTTCGTAGACTTTTGAGAACTGCAAGtatcaaatcaagaaatgtTAGAAGCCCTCCTGGTTATCTTATTTCTCGCAAGGTCTAA
- the SDG37 gene encoding SET domain group 37 (SET domain group 37 (SDG37); FUNCTIONS IN: zinc ion binding; INVOLVED IN: biological_process unknown; EXPRESSED IN: 11 plant structures; EXPRESSED DURING: 6 growth stages; CONTAINS InterPro DOMAIN/s: Zinc finger, MYND-type (InterPro:IPR002893), SET domain (InterPro:IPR001214); BEST Arabidopsis thaliana protein match is: histone-lysine N-methyltransferase ATXR2 (TAIR:AT3G21820.1); Has 2797 Blast hits to 2717 proteins in 229 species: Archae - 0; Bacteria - 0; Metazoa - 1313; Fungi - 588; Plants - 382; Viruses - 7; Other Eukaryotes - 507 (source: NCBI BLink).), which translates to MEASLMADLQRFLQDRCLGVSNLPQKGRSLFTARDFRPGEVILSQKPYICVPNNTSSESRCDGCFKTNNLKKCSACQVVWYCGSSCQKSEWKLHRDECKALTRLEKEKRKFVTPTIRLMVRLYIKRNLQNEKVLPITTTDNYSLVEALVSHMSEIDEKQMLLYAQMANLVNLILQFPSVDLREIAENFSKFSCNAHSICDSELRPQGIGLFPLVSIINHSCSPNAVLVFEEQMAVVRAMDNISKDSEITISYIETAGSTLTRQKSLKEQYLFHCQCARCSNFGKPHDIEESAILEGYRCANEKCTGFLLRDPEEKGFVCQKCLLLRSKEEVKKLASDLKTVSEKAPTSPSAEDKQAAIELYKTIEKLQVKLYHSFSIPLMRTREKLLKMLMDVEIWREALNYCRLIVPVYQRVYPATHPLIGLQFYTQGKLEWLLGETKEAVSSLIKAFDILRISHGISTPFMKELSAKLEEARAEASYKQLALH; encoded by the exons ATGGAAGCTTCACTAATGGCGGATTTGCAGAGATTTCTGCAAGATCGCTGCTTAGGCGTTTCGAATCTCCCACAGAAAGGCCGCTCTCTATTCACTGCCAGAGATTTTCGTCCAG GAGAAGTGATTCTAAGCCAAAAGCCATATATATGTGTTCCGAATAATACATCCTCGGAATCAAGATGTGACGGATGTTTCAAGACCAATAACCTTAAGAAATGTTCTGCTTGTCAAGTGGTTTGGTACTGTGGGAGCTCTTGCCAG AAGTCAGAGTGGAAGTTACATCGCGATGAATGCAAAGCTCTCACTAGACTTGAGAAGGAGAAACGGAAGTTTGTTACTCCTACAATACGTCTGATGGTTAGACTTTACATCAAGAGGAATTTGCAAAATGAAAAG GTCCTGCCAATTACGACGACAGACAATTATAGTTTGGTGGAGGCTTTGGTGTCCC ACATGTCTGAGATTGATGAAAAGCAGATGTTGTTGTATGCACAGATGGCTAATCTTGTGAACTTGATTCTTCAATTTCCTAGTGTTGACCTAAGAGAGATCGCCGAGAACTTTTCAAAG TTCTCATGCAATGCTCATAGCATTTGTGATAGCGAATTGAGACCTCAAGGGATTGGATTGTTTCCATTGGTTTCCATCATTAATCACAG CTGCTCTCCCAATGCGGTTTTAGTGTTTGAGGAGCAGATGGCTGTTGTTCGGGCGATGGATAACATATCAAAGGATTCAGAG ATAACTATCAGTTATATTGAAACCGCTGGAAGCACTCTGACTCGGCAGAAGTCTCTGAAAGAACAATACCTCTTCCACTGTCAGTGTGCCCGTTGCAGTAACTTT GGAAAACCTCATGATATTGAAGAAAGTGCAATATTGGAAGGCTATCGGTGTGCCAATGAGAAATGCACCGGTTTCTTACTCCGTGATCCTG aagaaaaagGCTTCGTTTGCCAGAAATGCTTGCTTCTTAGGAGCAAGGAAGAGGTTAAAAAGTTAGCAAGTGATCTCAAAACAGTTTCAGAGAAGGCTCCTACATCTCCTTCCGCAGAAG ATAAACAAGCCGCTATTGAACTATATAAGACAATTGAGAAACTACAAGTTAAGCTTTACCATTCTTTCTCCATCCCTTTAATGAGAACCCGTGAAAAACTTCTCAAG ATGCTAATGGACGTAGAAATCTGGAGAGAAGCTTTGAATTACTGCAGACTAATAGTCCCTGTTTACCAAA GAGTATATCCGGCAACCCATCCTTTGATTGGACTGCAGTTCTATACCCAAGGAAAACTCGAATG GTTGCTGGGGGAAACCAAAGAGGCGGTGAGTTCATTGATTAAGGCATTTGACATTCTGCGGATCAGCCATGGAATAAGCACACCTTTCATGAAAGAGCTCTCAGCAAAGTTGGAGGAAGCTCGTGCAGAAGCTTCTTATAAGCAGCTTGCATTGCATTGA